The following proteins are co-located in the Nitrospira sp. genome:
- a CDS encoding 3'(2'),5'-bisphosphate nucleotidase CysQ — MPWDHEYRVLTSAIREAGVEALRCATDGFEVFTKPDQSPVTSADLTVNAILQDRLLGQFPADGWLSEESPDTEARLSASRVWVIDPIDGTKAFIRRESEFCISVALVEQSRPVLAAIFNPSTGELYTARRGQGLHLNGAPVRKPNGLTPPQPIVALGQAEIHSGRFKLVAEQFDARTMHSIAWAIARAASGAIHGVMTFELPHEWDVAAGVLMLEEAGGSACDSTGQPLQFNRPTPRFQGFFATASGFPGRLISQILNLPQTSLI, encoded by the coding sequence ATGCCATGGGATCATGAATATCGCGTGCTCACCTCGGCCATACGGGAAGCCGGCGTGGAAGCCTTGCGGTGCGCCACGGATGGATTTGAGGTGTTTACCAAACCGGACCAGTCGCCCGTCACCTCCGCCGACCTGACGGTGAACGCCATCCTGCAAGACCGCCTGCTTGGGCAATTTCCCGCCGACGGCTGGCTGTCGGAAGAATCCCCGGACACCGAGGCCCGGCTGAGCGCCTCACGCGTCTGGGTGATCGATCCGATCGATGGCACCAAAGCGTTTATCCGCCGGGAATCGGAATTCTGCATCTCAGTGGCACTGGTCGAACAATCCCGGCCGGTCCTCGCCGCCATTTTCAATCCCTCCACCGGCGAGCTGTACACCGCCCGGCGCGGACAAGGGCTCCATCTCAACGGAGCGCCGGTGCGCAAGCCAAACGGCCTCACACCCCCGCAGCCGATCGTGGCCCTGGGCCAGGCAGAGATTCACAGCGGCCGCTTCAAGCTGGTGGCGGAACAGTTTGACGCCCGCACCATGCACTCGATTGCCTGGGCCATCGCCCGCGCCGCAAGCGGCGCCATTCACGGCGTAATGACCTTTGAACTGCCACACGAATGGGATGTGGCCGCCGGCGTCCTGATGCTCGAAGAAGCCGGCGGCTCGGCCTGCGACAGCACGGGACAGCCCTTGCAATTCAATCGGCCGACTCCCCGCTTCCAGGGATTTTTCGCCACCGCGAGCGGGTTTCCCGGCAGGCTCATCTCCCAAATCCTCAACTTGCCACAGACCTCATTGATCTGA
- a CDS encoding aminotransferase class I/II-fold pyridoxal phosphate-dependent enzyme, translated as MKRTGNRRMAQLGPSEIRAMTQACTKAKGLNLAQGVCDTPVPPPVIDGAKRAMDRGINTYTRFDGLAELRQALADKLARYNGLRANPETDITVSAGATGAFHCACAALLNPGDEVILFEPYYQYHATALFSVEAVPVPVRMHAPDWTFALADVERAVTERTRAIVVNSPGNPSGKVFSRAELEGIAAVAKAHDLFVFTDDIYEYFLYDGRQHISLATLPDMAERTITIGGYSKTFSITGWRIGYSVAAERWAHLIGAMNDLLYVCAPAPLQMGVAAGITALPESFYRQMAQEFQQKRDRFCAALTRAGLTPSIPQGAYYVLADVSSLPGQTGKERAMYLLDKIGVAGVPGEAFFSGPEGSRFLRFSYAKTDADLDEACRRFGTL; from the coding sequence ATGAAGCGCACAGGAAATCGACGGATGGCGCAGCTGGGCCCGTCAGAAATTCGGGCCATGACGCAGGCCTGCACCAAAGCCAAGGGATTGAACCTGGCGCAAGGGGTCTGCGATACGCCGGTGCCACCGCCGGTGATCGACGGCGCCAAGCGGGCGATGGATCGCGGGATCAATACCTATACGAGGTTTGACGGACTGGCGGAACTGCGGCAGGCCCTGGCGGACAAGCTGGCCCGATACAACGGGCTTCGGGCCAATCCTGAAACGGACATCACGGTCAGCGCGGGGGCCACGGGCGCCTTCCACTGCGCCTGCGCGGCGCTGTTGAATCCGGGCGATGAAGTGATTCTATTCGAGCCCTACTATCAGTACCATGCGACGGCGCTCTTCTCCGTCGAAGCGGTCCCGGTGCCGGTGCGGATGCACGCGCCGGACTGGACGTTCGCCCTCGCCGACGTCGAGCGGGCGGTGACTGAGCGGACCAGAGCGATCGTCGTGAACAGTCCGGGCAACCCTTCCGGCAAAGTCTTCTCGCGCGCGGAGCTGGAAGGAATAGCGGCGGTCGCAAAGGCCCACGATCTCTTTGTCTTCACCGACGACATTTATGAGTATTTCCTCTATGACGGCCGCCAACACATCAGTCTTGCGACGCTGCCGGACATGGCTGAGCGGACGATCACGATCGGCGGTTATTCCAAGACCTTCAGCATCACCGGCTGGCGGATCGGCTATAGCGTGGCGGCCGAGCGCTGGGCGCATCTCATCGGCGCCATGAACGACTTGCTCTATGTCTGCGCGCCGGCGCCGTTACAGATGGGGGTGGCGGCCGGCATCACCGCATTGCCGGAATCGTTCTATCGCCAGATGGCGCAGGAGTTTCAGCAGAAACGGGATCGGTTTTGCGCGGCGCTGACGCGTGCGGGGTTGACGCCGTCGATTCCGCAGGGCGCGTATTACGTGCTGGCCGATGTGTCGAGCCTGCCGGGACAGACGGGAAAAGAGCGGGCCATGTATCTGCTGGATAAAATCGGCGTGGCTGGCGTTCCCGGCGAAGCCTTTTTCTCAGGCCCGGAAGGATCGCGTTTCCTTCGGTTTAGTTATGCCAAGACCGACGCCGATCTCGACGAAGCCTGCCGGCGGTTCGGGACACTGTGA
- the msrA gene encoding peptide-methionine (S)-S-oxide reductase MsrA, producing the protein MTLRNAVIGLCVALMMVMAGGMGWDSSLAATAQSKAYFAGGCFWCMEEAFEKVEGVMSAVSGYMGGTVANPTYEQVSAGKTGHAESVEVTYDPAKVSYQTLLDVFWHNVDPLTANAQFCDHGTQYRAEIFPGTADEQKSAEDSKKALEQSQRFTAPIVTRISPASTFYPAEDYHQDFYKKNPVRYKFYKYNCGRAQRLEELWGKP; encoded by the coding sequence ATGACTCTGCGGAACGCTGTTATCGGTCTGTGTGTGGCGCTCATGATGGTCATGGCCGGAGGGATGGGTTGGGACTCATCCCTGGCGGCCACCGCCCAGTCCAAAGCCTATTTTGCCGGCGGATGTTTTTGGTGCATGGAGGAGGCCTTTGAAAAAGTCGAGGGGGTGATGTCAGCCGTCTCGGGGTATATGGGCGGGACCGTGGCGAATCCAACCTACGAGCAAGTCTCAGCGGGAAAGACCGGCCACGCGGAATCGGTCGAGGTGACGTACGATCCGGCCAAGGTCAGCTACCAGACACTTCTGGACGTCTTCTGGCATAACGTGGATCCGCTCACAGCCAACGCGCAATTTTGCGATCACGGCACTCAATATCGCGCGGAAATTTTCCCCGGTACGGCCGACGAGCAGAAATCCGCCGAGGACTCAAAGAAGGCCCTCGAACAGTCGCAGCGTTTCACCGCGCCGATCGTCACCCGCATCAGCCCCGCGTCGACGTTCTACCCCGCCGAGGACTATCATCAGGACTTCTACAAGAAGAATCCGGTGCGCTATAAATTCTACAAGTATAATTGCGGCCGAGCCCAACGGCTGGAAGAGCTGTGGGGGAAGCCGTAA
- a CDS encoding DUF433 domain-containing protein, which translates to MTTATSHPYIVCTEDILRGAPIVSGTRTPVRAIAELWKFGVAPEEIIGRLPHLTLAQVFDALSYYQEHRDAIDEDIRCNRVPTEKIHPRLQ; encoded by the coding sequence ATGACAACCGCGACAAGCCATCCCTACATTGTCTGTACTGAAGACATTCTTCGGGGGGCTCCCATTGTGAGCGGAACCCGCACCCCCGTGCGAGCGATCGCTGAATTATGGAAGTTCGGCGTCGCGCCGGAAGAAATCATCGGACGGCTGCCTCACCTCACGCTGGCCCAGGTCTTCGACGCGCTCAGCTATTATCAGGAGCACCGTGACGCGATTGACGAAGACATCCGCTGCAATCGCGTCCCAACCGAAAAGATTCATCCCCGTCTCCAGTGA
- a CDS encoding DUF5615 family PIN-like protein produces the protein MTESSLFVRLYLDEDVSVFIAQLLRPHGFEVLTTREANNLGGSDADQLHFAAAHRHAILTHNRVDFEQLHQAALRDHRQHAGILIANRRASDFELARRIMTLLNTFTAEEVANQLLYL, from the coding sequence GTGACCGAGTCCTCGCTCTTCGTCCGGCTTTACCTCGACGAAGACGTGTCGGTCTTCATTGCGCAACTTCTGCGTCCGCACGGCTTCGAGGTGCTGACCACGCGTGAGGCGAACAATCTTGGAGGCTCCGATGCTGATCAACTGCACTTTGCGGCAGCCCACCGGCACGCGATCCTCACCCACAATCGAGTCGATTTTGAACAATTACACCAAGCCGCCCTTCGCGACCACCGCCAGCATGCAGGTATCCTCATCGCAAACCGCCGCGCTTCGGACTTCGAACTTGCGAGACGGATCATGACCCTGCTCAATACATTCACCGCCGAAGAAGTCGCCAACCAACTCCTGTATCTCTAG
- the leuC gene encoding 3-isopropylmalate dehydratase large subunit produces the protein MAGKTLFDKIWDSHLVREEPDGTTLLYIDRQLVHEVTSPQAFEGLKLAGRRPRRPAATLAVPDHNVPTTDRTLGIADAISAKQIQTLEENCRDFGITLFGMNDIRQGVVHVIGPEQGFTLPGTTIVCGDSHTSTHGAFGALAFGIGTSEVEHVLATQCLVQKRPKTMEIRVDGVLSDRCSAKDIILAIIGKIGTAGGTGYVIEYTGSAIRALSMEGRMTLCNMSIEGGARAGMVAPDDKTVAYIKGRPLAPKGELFTQAVRAWESLKTDSNARYDATLVLRAEDIAPQVSWGTSPGMVLGVDQRVPDPATMTDEKTRKATERALEYMGLAPNMPITDITIDTVFIGSCTNSRIEDLRLAATLAKGKKVAKGVRAMVVPGSGLVKQQAEREGLDQIFRDAGFEWREAGCSMCLAMNADVLKPGERCASTSNRNFEGRQGAGGRTHLVSPAMAVAAAVEGHFTDIRHWS, from the coding sequence ATGGCAGGCAAGACCTTATTTGACAAGATTTGGGATTCGCATCTCGTCCGTGAAGAGCCGGACGGGACGACGCTGTTGTATATCGACCGGCAGCTGGTGCATGAAGTCACCTCGCCGCAAGCCTTTGAGGGCCTGAAGCTGGCCGGCCGTCGCCCCCGCCGCCCGGCGGCGACGCTCGCCGTGCCCGACCACAATGTGCCGACGACGGACCGCACGCTCGGCATTGCCGACGCCATCAGCGCGAAACAAATCCAGACGCTGGAAGAAAATTGCCGGGACTTCGGCATCACCCTGTTCGGCATGAACGACATCCGCCAGGGCGTCGTCCACGTGATCGGCCCCGAGCAAGGGTTCACGCTCCCCGGCACGACCATCGTCTGCGGCGATTCCCACACCTCGACTCATGGCGCGTTCGGCGCGCTCGCCTTCGGCATCGGGACGAGTGAAGTGGAGCATGTGCTCGCGACGCAATGTTTGGTGCAAAAGCGCCCCAAGACAATGGAAATCCGGGTCGACGGCGTCCTCTCCGATCGCTGCTCGGCCAAAGACATCATTCTGGCCATCATCGGCAAAATCGGCACGGCCGGCGGCACCGGCTATGTGATCGAATATACGGGTTCGGCCATTCGCGCCTTGAGCATGGAAGGCCGCATGACGCTCTGCAACATGTCGATCGAAGGCGGCGCCCGTGCCGGCATGGTCGCACCCGACGACAAGACCGTCGCCTACATCAAGGGGCGCCCGCTCGCCCCGAAGGGCGAGCTGTTCACGCAAGCGGTGCGCGCGTGGGAATCCTTAAAGACGGATTCCAATGCCCGATACGACGCCACGCTGGTGCTGCGGGCCGAAGACATCGCCCCGCAGGTCAGCTGGGGCACCAGCCCCGGCATGGTGCTGGGTGTCGATCAGCGCGTGCCAGACCCCGCGACGATGACCGATGAAAAAACACGCAAGGCCACCGAACGGGCCTTGGAATACATGGGTCTTGCCCCTAATATGCCGATCACCGACATCACCATCGACACGGTCTTCATCGGCTCCTGCACGAACTCACGCATCGAAGACCTGCGTCTCGCCGCCACCCTCGCCAAAGGGAAAAAGGTGGCAAAGGGCGTGCGCGCGATGGTGGTGCCGGGCTCCGGCCTCGTCAAGCAGCAGGCGGAGCGGGAAGGGCTCGACCAGATCTTCCGCGACGCCGGATTCGAATGGCGGGAAGCGGGCTGCAGCATGTGTCTGGCCATGAATGCCGATGTGTTGAAGCCCGGCGAGCGCTGCGCCTCCACGAGCAATCGCAACTTCGAAGGCCGGCAGGGCGCAGGCGGGCGCACGCATCTGGTGTCGCCGGCCATGGCCGTCGCCGCCGCCGTCGAGGGACATTTCACCGATATTCGTCATTGGAGTTAG
- the leuD gene encoding 3-isopropylmalate dehydratase small subunit: protein MQAFTTLTGLVAALDRVNVDTDQIIPKQYLKTIKRTGLREGLFFDWKKQKDGSPDPNFFLNQPRYQDATILLTRDNFGCGSSREHAPWALLDQGFRCVIAPSFADIFYNNCFQNGILPVVLKAEEVQTLMRDVLATPGYRLTVDLSTQTVTAPGGNTYRFDIDPFRKDCLYRGLDSIGLTLQHEAAITAYEQKRKSDAPWLFADLPS, encoded by the coding sequence ATGCAGGCATTTACGACACTCACCGGCCTCGTCGCCGCCCTGGACCGGGTCAACGTCGATACGGACCAGATCATCCCGAAGCAGTACTTGAAGACGATCAAGCGCACGGGGCTGCGCGAAGGCTTGTTCTTTGACTGGAAGAAGCAAAAGGACGGATCGCCGGACCCGAACTTTTTTCTGAACCAGCCCCGCTATCAGGACGCGACGATTCTCTTGACCCGCGACAATTTCGGCTGCGGCTCTTCGCGCGAACACGCCCCCTGGGCCTTGCTCGATCAAGGCTTTCGCTGCGTCATCGCCCCAAGCTTCGCGGACATTTTCTATAACAACTGTTTCCAGAACGGCATCCTCCCGGTCGTGCTCAAGGCCGAGGAGGTGCAAACGCTCATGCGGGACGTCCTCGCCACGCCGGGCTACCGGCTGACCGTGGATCTCAGCACCCAAACCGTCACGGCGCCAGGCGGCAACACCTACCGGTTCGACATCGATCCTTTCCGCAAGGATTGCCTGTACCGCGGGCTCGACTCGATCGGCTTGACCCTGCAACACGAGGCGGCCATCACCGCCTACGAACAGAAGCGGAAGAGCGACGCGCCCTGGCTCTTCGCCGACTTGCCATCGTAA
- the corA gene encoding magnesium/cobalt transporter CorA, giving the protein MKLVQKRSRKSGLPPGTLVHIGEKRAETVAMTAFNYSGARCDERTVTKPEELQPPSDESVTWVDIGGVHKLDLLEAFGKQFSLHPLLLEDIANTDQRPKLDDYDTYLFLVMKVLSLTDRQDILVEQVSFVIGRNVVLSFQENGTDVFKPVRDRLRGGKGRMRQNGADYLLYALVDAIVDQYFLVLESLGEKIESLQEKVMADPKPDTLKEIHALKRQLLFLRRAVWPLREATNGLSRSDCLFLHEPTKVFFRDVYDHVVQIIDTIETLREMVSASLDIYLSSVSYRLNAVMRVLTVITTIFMPLSFIASIYGMNFEYMPELKSQWGYPAVLGSMGVIAAGMLIAFRQRRWL; this is encoded by the coding sequence ATGAAACTGGTGCAAAAGCGGTCCCGAAAAAGCGGCCTGCCTCCGGGCACCCTCGTCCATATCGGCGAGAAGAGGGCCGAGACCGTCGCGATGACGGCGTTCAATTATTCCGGCGCCCGCTGCGACGAGCGGACGGTTACGAAGCCCGAGGAACTGCAGCCGCCGTCCGATGAATCGGTCACCTGGGTGGATATCGGCGGCGTGCACAAGCTCGACCTGCTCGAAGCCTTCGGCAAACAGTTTTCATTGCACCCGTTGCTGCTCGAAGATATTGCCAATACGGATCAGCGGCCCAAGCTGGACGATTACGACACCTATTTATTCCTCGTGATGAAGGTGCTCTCGCTGACCGACCGGCAGGACATTCTGGTCGAGCAGGTGAGCTTCGTCATCGGGAGAAATGTCGTCTTGTCGTTTCAAGAGAACGGGACCGATGTCTTCAAGCCGGTGCGGGACCGATTGCGGGGGGGGAAAGGCCGCATGCGCCAGAACGGCGCCGACTATCTGCTCTACGCGCTGGTGGATGCGATCGTGGACCAGTATTTTCTGGTGCTGGAATCGCTCGGGGAGAAAATCGAGTCGCTCCAGGAAAAAGTGATGGCGGATCCAAAGCCGGACACGCTGAAAGAGATTCATGCGCTGAAGCGGCAGCTGTTGTTCTTGCGCCGCGCCGTCTGGCCGCTCCGCGAAGCGACGAACGGCCTGTCGCGGTCGGACTGCCTCTTCCTGCATGAGCCGACGAAGGTCTTTTTCCGCGACGTGTACGATCATGTCGTGCAAATCATCGATACGATCGAAACCCTGCGCGAGATGGTCTCGGCCAGCCTGGATATTTATCTCTCGAGCGTCAGTTACCGGTTGAACGCCGTCATGCGCGTGCTGACGGTCATTACGACCATCTTCATGCCCCTGAGTTTCATTGCCAGTATCTATGGGATGAACTTCGAATATATGCCGGAGCTGAAGTCCCAGTGGGGCTATCCGGCGGTGCTGGGATCGATGGGAGTGATTGCCGCGGGGATGTTGATCGCGTTTCGCCAGCGGCGCTGGTTGTAG
- a CDS encoding NAD(P)-dependent oxidoreductase produces MRVAVIGMGLLGRAVAERLHEMGHAVTIYNRTAAKTDPLRARGLAVAASPSAALAASDCALLFLTDATAIRSVLFDSTPREALRNRTLIQMGTISADESLALFSSVTAAGGAYFEAPVLGSLAEAKAGSLIVMVGGTQDQLDHWSPVFRSLSPAPTLIGPVGQAATLKLALNHLIAAELTAFAASLGLIQRSGISVEHFMAILKSSALFAPAFEKKLPRLLTRQYDNPNFPTTHLLKDVNLFTGEARRRGLPVTSVESLRDVLKETIARGYGEADYSALFETMNPKD; encoded by the coding sequence ATGCGTGTTGCCGTCATAGGAATGGGATTGCTGGGACGGGCGGTCGCGGAACGGCTGCACGAGATGGGGCATGCGGTTACCATCTACAACCGCACTGCCGCGAAAACGGATCCATTGCGTGCGCGAGGCCTCGCGGTCGCCGCCTCGCCGTCAGCCGCCTTGGCCGCCTCAGACTGCGCCTTGTTGTTCCTTACCGATGCAACGGCCATTCGATCCGTTCTCTTCGATTCCACGCCGCGTGAGGCGCTTCGCAACCGCACCCTGATCCAGATGGGCACGATCAGCGCTGACGAAAGCCTGGCGCTGTTCTCGTCCGTGACAGCAGCCGGGGGGGCGTACTTCGAAGCGCCCGTCTTGGGGAGCCTTGCCGAAGCCAAAGCCGGGAGCCTCATTGTCATGGTCGGCGGCACTCAGGACCAGCTCGACCACTGGAGCCCCGTCTTTCGTTCACTCTCTCCTGCGCCCACCTTGATCGGTCCCGTGGGGCAAGCGGCCACCCTCAAGCTAGCGTTGAATCACTTGATCGCCGCGGAACTGACCGCCTTTGCCGCCAGCCTTGGGCTCATCCAGCGATCGGGGATCTCTGTGGAGCACTTCATGGCGATTCTCAAGTCCAGCGCCTTGTTTGCGCCCGCCTTCGAGAAGAAGCTGCCCCGCTTACTGACACGCCAGTACGACAATCCGAATTTCCCCACAACCCATCTCTTAAAGGATGTGAACCTGTTTACCGGAGAGGCTCGGCGTCGGGGGCTTCCTGTGACCAGCGTGGAGAGTCTTCGCGACGTCCTGAAGGAAACCATCGCGCGCGGATACGGAGAAGCGGATTATTCGGCCTTGTTTGAAACGATGAATCCGAAAGACTAA